From Bactrocera oleae isolate idBacOlea1 chromosome 4, idBacOlea1, whole genome shotgun sequence:
CGTTAGCATATAAAACCTTTACTCTACCTAAGTATTTATGTATCTGCATAACTAAGAGAAGCAAGTAAACGAATTCTTGCAGCGCGAAAAACAGCGTGAAAAGTGTGATAAGAAACATCtgataatatacataaacaagCGCGAATATTTTCGCGGaatattttatcaataaatGAAGTGATAACAACaaagtcaaaaacaaaaacataccatACACTTGTACATACACAGAGGAAATATAGCCATATATACATAGTAGGTgggaaaatatgtttaatattacatttgtgactaaaacaaattaataattttttttttttttttcaaaaattgtgtaTCTTTCGCATGTATCTAAagatatatgaacatatgtattgtGCAAATCGGCggaaaaaaaatcatttggTGAAAAAATTGGTTCTAAGTTTGGTTAGTGTAAATGTATATGGATGTGCGTACATGTGCAACCCCCAGTTGGTCAAACGGTTTACCTGCACACATATGAGCAtaaacatgcacacacacacatacgtatatatgtttgtatgtacactcatatatacaaaaatttgtatgagcgaaagtgtatatgtatgtatctatactacgtacatacatatctgtgtATGTTAATGTTTCATGAGGGTGGGAGGCAGAGTACGGTGTGAGAAAGGATGTTTTACCTATAATGAATGAAAAATCTtccaaattaaatcaaaaacaattacaaaataattatgATAACGGAAAATGCCTAATTGGTAAGCTCAATACAATGTGTATTGGTACAATTGTGTTCAAAAAAGTAGCagtataaagaaatattatgtatgtacatatatttcagaGAGGAAAAAAAATCCTGCTCTTGGGTATGCTTGAATATACTCATCCTTTATCCTCTAAAATGAACTGATATTATCAGCCCGTATGGAATAGCAGCAGTTGAAACAACAATTCATTACAGATTATTTTCAgcctttattttttaaaataaagtgagGTTACCAAACTGATTGCAGTTTTGAGCCGCGAAATAGCGCGACCTTAGTGGAGTCACTCTAACATAATAGATTCGTTAAAGGTTATGTTAGCGACTGCCTTATCAAGTTCCAAGcctcttaaaataatttttttttaataacttcaaTGTTCACGatataaaaactttatataatatagaaaaatattagaTTTCAAAAACGCACAGGCATATATTTTGCACAAGACTGTAtgccaatttttgttttatcaatTAAGCGATAAATTGCGATTTAAAAGAGGTTCCATTTTTTCAACAACATTCTTTTGTAAGACAATAATAACTAtgtaatttagtttaatttctaAATGTTTATATTGTGACATATTTTTTTCACCTGAGCTCGTAGCTTGTAACAaccgtccgtctgtataaacTCTCTGCTAATCCtgcagtttttaagatatcgatctgaaattttgtacgcGTCGTTTTCACACTAAGAAGTTGtgcatttgttggaaccgcctatatcggaccaatatagtgtatagctgccatacaaactgaccgatcaagtttaagtgcttgtatggaaaactttctcatttgacaatttactttcattaaatttggcatagattattgctcAAGGCAACGCTTCAATCGCCAAAGAAATTGATTAGATTGGActtctatagcatatatgtagctgccatagcTGACGCATAAAACTCAATTCCTTATTTGGAAAACGCTTTAATTTGTGAAGGTACGAGTATATTCACGAAGTATCAATTTGAAATGTTGGACGCTTCATTTTTATCCCAAGAacatgctcatttgtcggaaacgctgATATCggatatatagcatatagctgccatcaaaataaaattatttttatcagcTGAAGTAAACGTTTTTACTTGCCAAATGCTCCTCCATATCTAAGTAGCCTACTGCTATGCCACTCTACCGGAATTCTAAGCGGGGATGTACCTCTTTCTAGAAATGTAAAGTTTATTACAAAAGCCGGTATTCGCCGCGTATTAATAGCGAGTGGTATAGAAAGctttacacaaacacatacacatagacaaataaaactcattaaaatattatatgatttgCACGATTGTACGACATTTAATGGTGCATACAGTGGCTCATAGAAACAGACAGACAATGGAgtgaacaaaattaattgaaatattttaacaatactTGCATGTCAAACAACTAGGGAACTTTTTAAGTCAAACTACAATGACTTTAGCTCAGGTTCAGCGCGATTGAAGCAATGAACTAGATTATATAATAACCGCTAACAATTCAAATATTAGCATAACCACAAAAATAGTAATTTCGCGCCATATAAACACTCTGCACTTGTTGTTGAAGCACCATAAGAAACTCCAAAAGTTGTTATAACAAATACTGTTTTAACTGTTAGTCCTGCTGTGGAAAAGTCGctcaaaatgtttttattttaaaattttccacaattttACATTGTAGCCAGGATCCATGTAGTGAAAACCACACCTTCAATGCACAGAACTACAGCGAGATTGCAATACACATCAAGTTTCAGATTGAATGCAAATATAAACCACTGTACgagactacatacatacatatatagtcgcATACAATAATAATGGGTCTCGCTAATAGTTGAACTGATGAAAAAATGCGATATTTGAGTAGCACATATGCAGCAACTGTGAAAAAAGTACTTATATATTGTTCGacgtattaaatattattacattatttacaatgtatatatttaagcagCATTCTGGGCAATACTAACAAgacttttaattataaacacaaAGCTTCTGGCTATTATTGATTTGAATTTTGTGCCACAAAATATTTGATGAATGATATTGAAAGcactaaaaaaatacaaatgaaagTTTATTGTCCACTACGAGTTTTACTTAAGCGGTGGTCCTCTGAAAATTCATTCTTACCTCCGTAGTTGAGAAagaatataatttcaatttaaaagatACGTGAACACTCACAATCAAGTAACGACTGAACGGACGCGACAGACTGCACACTATGTTGATCGGATCAGAAGAGCACGGAAATGTTAAATTGCAAACTGCTGATCAGGCAAAGCTTTTGCGAGAAATGTTTACACATAAATGTACACAAATACACTCGTTGAAGTGCAGgttcaaaaaatttctttacaatAAACATATAAAGTACATTTGAATGTGGATTTGttgtgtgtctgtatgtatatacatactattatGCATACTCAGTAATAAAGTagcagttaaacattttttttaatcgattttctctttactaaaatacttaaatatttctcGTTTATTCATCTAACACAGATGCATCGAAGCGAAAATGGAAAAATCTACGCGACAGTTATACCAAATATTTGCGTTCTTTTCGGATCGGTACGAAGACATCGAAGAAATATCAGTATTGGGCCCATGCCGATCATATGGATTTTCTGAAACCTTATCAGGGACCCGGCAGGTATGCTTACTATTAAATACACCAACCTCAAtgttttaacaacaatttagcATTTCGGCCATTGGCCATTCTTTTAGACATTCGAACGGCAACTCGAATAGTAGCAACAGTCACAAAACCAATGAAGATACCGAAGATACAGAGTGTGATTTCGGTTTTCAAGTATTGACTAAAGCGACAGCTACCAACTCTTCATCGGAtgatgatataaaatttaataccaCAGCAACAATGCCAACAAGCACAACGGTACAAACACCAGCAGCACCAGCaccaccaccgccgccaccGCCAACGTCACAAACAACTGTAGCCACCATTCCACCGGCTGTATGCAGCACGATAACAAATACAACGGTGACTGCTGTACCAACAACACACAATCCGATTCCCGCTCACTTTCCTATCACAGCTATGGTTTCAGTACCGGCAGCATCAGCTGCTTTTTCGCCCAACAATTCGGCTGCAATTAATTGCATTGCACCGAGCAATAATATTGCAGCAACAGCTGCCGCTTCTGTTGCAGCGCTCACTAACAATTGTAGTGGTGCGCCACCGGTGACCGCAACAGCCGGTGCACTTGTGCTGCCAGTGCCATCATTGCCGACTGTACAATTACCACCGGTACAGCCGATGAACAAACCGCTTTTGGGTCCGATCTCAACTATGGGTCCAACTAATATGCCACCAGCGCAGATATTTCCATTGCCGCCACTGGCAAATGTACCAAAACCGACAGCGCTAATGCCAGCTAGCAGCGCTGCCAGTAGTGTGGGTTGCTTAATTATTGAACCACAATTATTTGCCTCGGCAGACACGTTCAAGAAGGAGCTAAGCGCTCCGACTATTGGTCTATTCCATAATATTACATCACCCGCAACGACTACTGCCTCTACGGCACGCATCAATCCACCGCTGATATCGAAAATACGTCGTGTACAGCCATCGCCACAAACGGCAGCGATTAATCTTAGCTTCAGTGCAACACAAACACAACAAACTGCGaatagcaacagcagcaacaacaacaataacaatacgcttaataatagcaacaatacTAATTGCGGCCAACCGCCACCGGCGAAAGTGCGCAAAACAAGTGATCGTGCCGAGGTCGATATTTCGGCAATATTGCAAGCGAATCGCGACTTGGATGCTAATACGTTATTTTTCCTTAGTCTGGCGCGTATGGTACGCGCAATGCCGACCAAATTTCAATCGCTTGCGAAGATGCGTTGCATGCGTATTGTCAGCGACATAGAATTGGAATtggagaatgtaaatgaatgtgGTGGCATGCCATCACACGATGATTCACACGCTGGTAAATTTTGTAGCATAGATTCGTCGCCTTCACCACCGGATGGCACAACCATTATACCAAGTAATCCAGTGTCAGATAGTGGACCAACAGAGCACTTCGTTTATGTGATGTCGCCATCACGTGTGGAGAGCATGATTGATATTTCATCCGACGAAGATGGCACCATGAATGGCAATTAATTGggtacaaatttaaataactcaataaagtagtaaaatgtaaatattttatcaaagatACTCAGAATAAActaagataattttaaaaatatcaacattGTTTTCACACACTCAAGTAGACTTTACAGAATACACGTAAGGGCCGCACAATTTGAGATCAaggcaagaaaaaaatgttaaattcgagtgcaccgaagctataatacccttcacatgtgcagcttatagcataaaagggtatacaaagattttttcttgattttgatcgttcagcttgtatgtatggcaactatatgctaaggtgatctgatctgaactatatgtttggagattgtagcgatgccttggacaataatctatgccaaatttcataaagataccatgtgaaataaaaaagaattcggcggttccgacaaatgtgcagcttgtTGTGGAGAAAGAATGTGcgaaaattttcagatcaatatctcaaaaactgaaggactagttcgcgtatatacagtcaGACGGTCAAACAGACGTGtagacatgtatatatataaatatatttccttttaCAAACGTCgtacaaacttaatacaccctgttcatagtataaaaatttttaaaattagtttgaagttaaaacaaaaaaaaaaaaaatttaagtgaaagAAATTATCGTTTAAAAATACCTATTGGGTATGatattaaaacaatataatttgagcCCAAgaagcatattttacttttcgtttattttcatactttatAGATATCtattaatttttgctaaaattatacagcatgtatgaaaatatgaatGGATTTACTCGTTGGTATAAAAAGTAATCCACATTTAATCTCTAATTTGAAAGTTTTACACAAAAAGTTGAATGAATTTCATTCAAAGTCTACAAATCTCACTAAGCGAGATTGAATCGCTCATTTCGCAGCAGCTCTAAACTTAACCTTGCACCTTACTCTTAGCGGTGAATGCAAAATAAGCAATACCACCAACAGCCAAAGCGGCTACCAATTCAGCCTGCACCCATGGGCCTTTGTAAGCACTCTTTGTAGCTACAGTAATATCAACAAGCGATTTCACATTAGCCACTTTGTCGCCATCGCGTTGAGCCTTGCGTACGTTGGCATAACCCTCCTCATCGAATAAACGTACAGCAACATTACCACCGCCGCTTTTCTTGATTTCCTGTATCCAGCTTACCTATAACAAAAAATCAACGTAATTTGCCACATCACAACTAACACTTATCTCGTACAACATTTTAATGCAATGTAGAAACTTACTTGGTATTTGCCATCGCCAATCTTAGCAACTGGTACAATTTTTCCACAGGAAAATTCGGCAAATAAATTGGGTTGAGCATTGTTTCCACAACTCAATGAGAATTCACCAACATGCGCCACTTGTGTAAGAATTGTAGCATCCTGAGTGCTGAAGGATGTTACACTCACTTTGGGGCTTGTGCAGGTGGTGGCCAAAGCTGCGCCAGTGCAGAGGCACACAAGGAATATGACAAGTAAATTACGTGacattataattgttatttattagAAGTTGATACAAATAACTGTTAAAACACCTTAGCACAACGTTGAAATAAATCACGACAAAGCAGCACAGCTTTCACTTGGtagcaattttgacaattgCATATCACAAATGTCATGCCACGTCGTGCTGTACGGCAAACTTCGGTAAACACATCGTCAATTTTCGTAGTTACGTTCGAAACAGTGTGACCAAGTCAATGCAACCGGCAAATTCATGTGAAATGCAACTCGAAAATTATGGAACGCGTAAATagaagttacaaaaaaaaagaacaaatttacagcaaatacatatatacatgtgtatgtacgttttttcttataacatttgaaaacttaatttttatagcaGCCTCATTTACCAACTTTATAATTAATGTTATAGACTgttattaactaaaaaaaaaacatattacgCAGCACAAGAGATGCTATGATTTACGCGTCCtaataatagtaaatataaGTACCAACTAAAACtaaatcaatttatttacattggaacagcaaatatgttaaatattaaGTTGTTCATTATTATTTAGAACTTACCgtataaagtttttaattgaaaaacacAGCAAAATCAAATTTACACAAAGCTAACGAGTTCGTATTCTTTAAACTGTTAATTCGTTG
This genomic window contains:
- the LOC106622826 gene encoding uncharacterized protein isoform X2; its protein translation is MKTPRGASESSTTSDNTTEFIDIVKKYDVVYNTHNPDYKNVEVKMKVWSQIAEEIGLSVDASKRKWKNLRDSYTKYLRSFRIGTKTSKKYQYWAHADHMDFLKPYQGPGRHSNGNSNSSNSHKTNEDTEDTECDFGFQVLTKATATNSSSDDDIKFNTTATMPTSTTVQTPAAPAPPPPPPPTSQTTVATIPPAVCSTITNTTVTAVPTTHNPIPAHFPITAMVSVPAASAAFSPNNSAAINCIAPSNNIAATAAASVAALTNNCSGAPPVTATAGALVLPVPSLPTVQLPPVQPMNKPLLGPISTMGPTNMPPAQIFPLPPLANVPKPTALMPASSAASSVGCLIIEPQLFASADTFKKELSAPTIGLFHNITSPATTTASTARINPPLISKIRRVQPSPQTAAINLSFSATQTQQTANSNSSNNNNNNTLNNSNNTNCGQPPPAKVRKTSDRAEVDISAILQANRDLDANTLFFLSLARMVRAMPTKFQSLAKMRCMRIVSDIELELENVNECGGMPSHDDSHAGKFCSIDSSPSPPDGTTIIPSNPVSDSGPTEHFVYVMSPSRVESMIDISSDEDGTMNGN
- the LOC106622826 gene encoding uncharacterized protein isoform X1, with product MKTPRGASESSTTSDNTTEFIDIVKKYDVVYNTHNPDYKNVEVKMKVWSQIAEEIGLSVDASKRKWKNLRDSYTKYLRSFRIGTKTSKKYQYWAHADHMDFLKPYQGPGSISAIGHSFRHSNGNSNSSNSHKTNEDTEDTECDFGFQVLTKATATNSSSDDDIKFNTTATMPTSTTVQTPAAPAPPPPPPPTSQTTVATIPPAVCSTITNTTVTAVPTTHNPIPAHFPITAMVSVPAASAAFSPNNSAAINCIAPSNNIAATAAASVAALTNNCSGAPPVTATAGALVLPVPSLPTVQLPPVQPMNKPLLGPISTMGPTNMPPAQIFPLPPLANVPKPTALMPASSAASSVGCLIIEPQLFASADTFKKELSAPTIGLFHNITSPATTTASTARINPPLISKIRRVQPSPQTAAINLSFSATQTQQTANSNSSNNNNNNTLNNSNNTNCGQPPPAKVRKTSDRAEVDISAILQANRDLDANTLFFLSLARMVRAMPTKFQSLAKMRCMRIVSDIELELENVNECGGMPSHDDSHAGKFCSIDSSPSPPDGTTIIPSNPVSDSGPTEHFVYVMSPSRVESMIDISSDEDGTMNGN
- the LOC106622826 gene encoding uncharacterized protein isoform X3: MDFLKPYQGPGSISAIGHSFRHSNGNSNSSNSHKTNEDTEDTECDFGFQVLTKATATNSSSDDDIKFNTTATMPTSTTVQTPAAPAPPPPPPPTSQTTVATIPPAVCSTITNTTVTAVPTTHNPIPAHFPITAMVSVPAASAAFSPNNSAAINCIAPSNNIAATAAASVAALTNNCSGAPPVTATAGALVLPVPSLPTVQLPPVQPMNKPLLGPISTMGPTNMPPAQIFPLPPLANVPKPTALMPASSAASSVGCLIIEPQLFASADTFKKELSAPTIGLFHNITSPATTTASTARINPPLISKIRRVQPSPQTAAINLSFSATQTQQTANSNSSNNNNNNTLNNSNNTNCGQPPPAKVRKTSDRAEVDISAILQANRDLDANTLFFLSLARMVRAMPTKFQSLAKMRCMRIVSDIELELENVNECGGMPSHDDSHAGKFCSIDSSPSPPDGTTIIPSNPVSDSGPTEHFVYVMSPSRVESMIDISSDEDGTMNGN
- the Tapdelta gene encoding translocon-associated protein subunit delta, with product MSRNLLVIFLVCLCTGAALATTCTSPKVSVTSFSTQDATILTQVAHVGEFSLSCGNNAQPNLFAEFSCGKIVPVAKIGDGKYQVSWIQEIKKSGGGNVAVRLFDEEGYANVRKAQRDGDKVANVKSLVDITVATKSAYKGPWVQAELVAALAVGGIAYFAFTAKSKVQG